The Desulfosporosinus acidiphilus SJ4 genome has a window encoding:
- a CDS encoding sigma-54-dependent transcriptional regulator, which yields MSESKGSILVADDEESVRNLTSRVLSKMNYTVTTASNGEEVLDKVRNCSFDLLIMDIRMPKLDGMEAFKTLRINYPGLPIIMMTAFSTVETTLEAMRLGAFDYLTKPFDISEVKTAVEKAFSSRLENDVQSDTPKQASGLQIDAFVGSSPLMQEVFKTIGRVSVSNSSVLIQGESGTGKELVARTLHQYSNRKNKPFVTVNCGAIPEGILESEFFGHEKGAFTGAHSRKIGKFEFADGGTIFLDEIGEMSPMLQVKLLRALQEREFERIGGNEKIAVDVRVVAASNRNLRESIKEKTFRADLFYRLNVVSIFIPPLRERKEDIPLLAAYFRDKFCAKLGKQPKRISQEVIEVLQNYDWPGNVRELENIIEYAIVMGNGQVILAEDLPLEIATATKSQFSDKEGKPETLRAMVKSLEKGAIAAALQKTGGNKLQTSKVLGISRRALQYKIEEYGIE from the coding sequence GTGTCTGAGTCCAAAGGCTCAATCCTGGTTGCTGACGATGAAGAAAGTGTACGCAATTTGACCAGCCGGGTCTTGAGCAAAATGAATTACACGGTTACCACTGCAAGCAACGGCGAAGAAGTTTTGGACAAAGTTAGAAACTGCAGTTTTGACCTCCTGATCATGGACATCCGGATGCCTAAATTAGACGGAATGGAAGCGTTCAAGACACTGCGCATCAACTATCCCGGACTGCCCATTATTATGATGACAGCCTTTAGTACGGTAGAAACAACGCTTGAGGCTATGCGTCTGGGCGCTTTTGATTACCTGACAAAACCCTTTGATATTTCGGAAGTAAAAACCGCGGTCGAAAAAGCTTTTTCCTCCCGACTGGAGAACGATGTCCAGAGTGATACCCCTAAACAAGCAAGCGGTTTGCAGATAGATGCCTTTGTCGGGTCCAGTCCTCTCATGCAGGAAGTGTTTAAGACGATTGGAAGGGTAAGCGTGAGTAATTCATCGGTTTTAATCCAGGGAGAAAGCGGGACAGGCAAAGAGTTGGTGGCCCGTACCCTGCATCAATACAGTAATCGCAAAAACAAACCGTTTGTGACGGTTAATTGCGGCGCGATTCCGGAGGGAATTCTGGAAAGTGAGTTTTTCGGGCATGAAAAAGGAGCGTTCACAGGTGCTCACAGCCGGAAAATCGGGAAATTTGAATTTGCCGACGGCGGCACTATCTTCCTCGATGAAATTGGAGAAATGAGCCCGATGCTGCAAGTTAAGCTCCTGCGGGCTCTGCAGGAAAGAGAATTTGAAAGGATTGGCGGCAACGAAAAAATAGCGGTGGATGTCCGGGTGGTTGCGGCCAGCAACAGAAACTTGCGCGAAAGCATTAAGGAAAAAACCTTTCGGGCCGATCTGTTCTATCGTTTAAATGTCGTCTCGATTTTCATACCCCCCTTGCGTGAAAGGAAAGAAGATATCCCTTTGCTCGCCGCTTATTTCCGAGATAAATTCTGCGCTAAGCTTGGCAAACAGCCCAAAAGGATCTCTCAGGAGGTAATTGAGGTATTACAGAATTATGATTGGCCAGGGAATGTACGGGAACTGGAAAATATCATTGAGTATGCGATTGTCATGGGGAATGGACAAGTTATCTTAGCTGAGGACCTTCCCCTGGAAATAGCCACGGCCACAAAATCTCAGTTTTCCGATAAGGAGGGAAAGCCGGAGACACTGCGGGCCATGGTAAAATCTCTTGAAAAAGGCGCCATTGCCGCTGCCTTGCAAAAGACTGGGGGAAATAAACTGCAGACTTCCAAGGTATTAGGTATCAGCAGACGGGCTTTACAATACAAGATTGAAGAATATGGCATAGAATAG
- a CDS encoding MFS transporter yields MNKNNFCFNPLPERKITEREVTERKLPGRKFGFLLSGNITRQQWLVLLAAFIGWVFDSMDSTIYAMVLPSSLKDLLGTTANKADIASHGGIILAIFLVGWAIGGTLFGTLADYFGRSRTLAISILFYAVFTGVAALSQSWEQLAVFRFLTALGIGGEWSAGSALVAESFSDKYRTKVLSLMQSAWGVGFFLAALVNLFIVPLASAHQFTPWRAVLIIGIFPAIFAAFIREKVQEPEKWLEVKKRRENMKKSGNPAAVSKNLTVLTLKQIFWPDLRRDTIVGTLLSFSATFGLWAVTNWTPTFVEELLHVHHLPGAVISDYKSYAIMALNTGAILGYVFFGPIAERLGRKKAFLIFFLGSLLLAPYIFYNVTNFTTLMLLLPVLGFFNNGIFSGFPIYLAELYPTRLRATGQGFCFNFGRILAATGPLLTGFLVNNFGSYAKAVTAVSSIYIVGIITLLWAKETKGKPLPD; encoded by the coding sequence ATGAATAAGAATAATTTCTGCTTTAACCCATTACCTGAGCGGAAAATAACTGAACGAGAAGTGACTGAGAGAAAATTGCCCGGCCGGAAATTCGGATTTTTACTGTCCGGAAATATTACCCGCCAGCAATGGCTGGTTCTTCTGGCTGCATTTATTGGCTGGGTTTTTGACTCTATGGACTCCACCATTTACGCCATGGTCCTGCCCTCATCCTTAAAAGACCTTTTGGGAACTACAGCCAATAAAGCGGATATAGCCTCACACGGAGGAATTATTTTAGCGATTTTTTTAGTGGGATGGGCAATTGGGGGGACTCTATTCGGTACGCTGGCAGACTACTTTGGACGCAGCAGGACTCTGGCTATCTCCATTCTCTTTTATGCAGTCTTCACGGGCGTGGCAGCCTTATCTCAAAGCTGGGAACAGCTAGCCGTTTTTCGCTTCCTGACGGCGCTGGGCATCGGCGGCGAGTGGTCTGCGGGCTCCGCTTTAGTCGCTGAATCCTTTTCGGATAAATATCGGACAAAAGTGCTTAGTCTGATGCAAAGCGCCTGGGGTGTGGGCTTTTTCCTCGCGGCCCTGGTCAATTTATTTATTGTCCCACTGGCGAGTGCTCACCAATTTACTCCCTGGAGGGCCGTTTTGATTATCGGTATTTTCCCGGCGATCTTTGCAGCCTTTATCCGGGAAAAGGTCCAGGAACCTGAGAAGTGGCTAGAGGTCAAGAAAAGACGAGAGAATATGAAAAAATCGGGAAATCCGGCAGCCGTCAGCAAAAATCTGACGGTACTTACCCTTAAGCAGATTTTTTGGCCGGATCTTCGGCGCGATACGATTGTAGGGACGCTCTTGTCCTTTTCCGCCACCTTTGGACTGTGGGCTGTAACGAACTGGACTCCAACCTTTGTCGAGGAATTATTGCATGTCCATCATCTGCCGGGAGCAGTTATTTCGGACTATAAGAGTTATGCTATTATGGCACTAAATACAGGAGCGATTCTCGGCTATGTGTTCTTTGGCCCTATTGCTGAACGTCTCGGGCGCAAGAAAGCGTTTCTGATTTTTTTCCTGGGCAGTCTCCTTTTGGCCCCGTACATTTTTTACAACGTGACAAATTTCACCACGCTGATGTTGCTTCTGCCGGTATTAGGGTTCTTCAATAACGGGATCTTCTCGGGGTTCCCGATTTATCTGGCCGAGCTTTACCCGACAAGACTGCGGGCAACCGGGCAGGGGTTTTGCTTTAATTTTGGGAGGATTTTAGCCGCTACCGGTCCGTTATTGACAGGTTTCCTGGTAAATAATTTTGGCTCCTATGCTAAAGCGGTTACCGCAGTTTCTTCGATTTACATTGTTGGGATTATTACCCTCTTGTGGGCTAAGGAAACTAAAGGTAAACCTTTGCCTGATTGA